In Pseudomonas nunensis, a single window of DNA contains:
- a CDS encoding NAD(P)/FAD-dependent oxidoreductase: MGSESYWLDTAPAFTGAQLGALPGQVDVAIVGGGFTGLAAARALALKGASVVVLEAGRVIGEASGRNGGQCNTGVAQDYAGLSASLGADKARAYYQAYESAVQSVVSLVEQEQIACDLIRNGKLKLAAKPMHYEGLARTCELIRKEVDAEVELLSAEQTRAEVNSAQFHGGLLQRNGVQMHVGRFGVGLAEAAARHGALIHQGTSVLDWKARAGGYQVNTSKGSLHAGQVLLATGACQHGGLGWYRRRIVPVGSFVIATEVLSKELIEQLLPGRRAYVTSRMIGNYFRLTPDNRLLFGGRARFAMSDSVNDAKSGKVLQAAMVQMFPQLANVKIDYCWGGLVDMTSDRLPRAGQHGGVYHSMGYSGHGVQMSVHMGQVMAEVMAGKVEANPWRELDWPAIPGHFGKPWFLPFVGAYYRFQDYLH, translated from the coding sequence ATGGGCAGTGAATCCTACTGGCTCGACACCGCACCGGCCTTCACCGGTGCCCAGCTCGGCGCGTTGCCGGGACAGGTCGATGTGGCCATCGTCGGTGGCGGTTTCACCGGTCTGGCGGCGGCCCGGGCATTGGCCCTGAAGGGCGCCAGTGTGGTGGTGCTCGAAGCCGGGCGGGTGATCGGCGAAGCCTCGGGGCGCAACGGTGGCCAATGCAACACCGGCGTGGCCCAGGATTATGCCGGGCTCAGTGCCAGCCTCGGCGCCGACAAGGCCCGGGCGTATTACCAGGCTTATGAAAGCGCCGTGCAAAGCGTGGTGTCGCTGGTGGAACAGGAGCAGATTGCTTGCGACCTGATCCGCAACGGCAAGCTCAAGTTGGCCGCCAAGCCGATGCACTACGAAGGCCTGGCACGGACCTGCGAATTGATTCGCAAGGAAGTCGATGCCGAGGTCGAGCTGCTGTCCGCCGAACAGACCCGCGCCGAAGTCAATTCGGCACAGTTCCACGGCGGTTTGCTACAGCGTAACGGCGTGCAGATGCACGTCGGGCGTTTCGGCGTCGGTTTGGCCGAAGCGGCAGCTCGCCACGGCGCGCTGATCCATCAAGGCACCTCGGTGCTGGACTGGAAAGCCCGGGCCGGCGGTTATCAGGTCAACACCAGCAAGGGTTCGCTGCACGCCGGGCAAGTGTTGCTGGCTACCGGCGCCTGTCAGCATGGTGGCTTGGGCTGGTATCGGCGGCGGATTGTGCCGGTGGGCAGTTTCGTGATCGCCACTGAAGTGCTTTCAAAAGAGCTGATCGAGCAACTGCTGCCGGGACGTCGCGCCTATGTCACCAGCCGCATGATCGGCAACTACTTCCGCCTGACCCCGGACAACCGCCTGCTGTTCGGCGGTCGCGCTCGGTTTGCGATGTCCGACAGCGTCAACGACGCCAAGAGCGGCAAGGTGCTGCAAGCGGCGATGGTGCAGATGTTCCCGCAATTGGCCAACGTGAAAATCGATTACTGCTGGGGCGGATTGGTCGACATGACCTCCGACCGTTTGCCCCGGGCCGGCCAGCACGGCGGGGTTTATCACTCCATGGGCTACAGCGGCCACGGGGTGCAGATGTCGGTGCACATGGGTCAGGTCATGGCCGAAGTGATGGCTGGCAAAGTCGAGGCCAACCCCTGGCGCGAACTCGACTGGCCGGCGATTCCCGGGCATTTCGGCAAGCCGTGGTTCCTGCCGTTCGTGGGCGCCTATTACCGCTTCCAGGATTATTTGCATTGA
- a CDS encoding ABC transporter substrate-binding protein: MTDKKIDSQLISGQESLRVFEGLNRGMSRRNALQMLGVAGVAAAGAGSLFGAAGKLFAEEAATPGKGKPGGRIRVAGMSSSTADTLDPAKGALSTDYVRHFMFYNGLTRFDTHLVPQLELAERIDNTDATLWTITLRKDVTFHNGKTLSAADVVFSLSRHKDPLTGSKVMPLMEQFTEIKATGTNEVQIRLSAPNAELPSILAVSHLLIVPEGTTDFNQGIGTGPFKVKEFKPGVRSIAARNTGYWKPGLPYLDEIEFIAIADEPSRVNALLSGDVHMINEVNPRSTTRIKASAKHRVVDAPSGNYTDLIIRQDQMPGKSAEFTQAMKYLLDREQVKSAVFRGFAVVGNDHPIAPGSRYYNADLPQTVYDPEKAKFLLKKAGMENISMPLVASPAATGSVDIAVLLQQSAKQAGLKLDVNRLPSDGYWSNHWMKHPLSFGNINPRPNADVMFSQFFQSKAPWNESGWQNDQFDQLLMLARGETDDAKRSKMYADMQTLVHDHSGIGVPVFISNIDGVDQRIKGYGSNPLGGFMGYMFAEQVWLDA; this comes from the coding sequence ATGACTGACAAAAAGATCGACTCCCAACTGATCTCCGGCCAAGAAAGCCTGCGAGTATTTGAAGGCCTCAATCGCGGCATGTCGCGCCGCAACGCCCTGCAAATGCTCGGTGTGGCGGGTGTCGCCGCAGCGGGCGCCGGCAGCCTGTTTGGCGCCGCCGGCAAATTGTTCGCCGAAGAAGCCGCCACCCCCGGCAAAGGCAAGCCAGGCGGGCGGATTCGTGTCGCCGGCATGTCCAGCTCCACCGCCGACACCCTCGACCCGGCCAAAGGCGCGCTGTCCACCGACTACGTGCGCCACTTCATGTTCTACAACGGCCTGACCCGCTTCGACACGCACCTGGTGCCGCAACTGGAACTGGCCGAGCGCATCGACAACACCGACGCCACACTGTGGACCATCACCCTGCGCAAGGACGTGACCTTTCACAACGGCAAGACCCTGAGCGCCGCCGACGTGGTGTTCTCGCTGTCGCGGCACAAGGATCCACTGACCGGTTCCAAGGTCATGCCGCTGATGGAGCAATTCACCGAAATCAAGGCCACCGGCACCAATGAAGTGCAGATCCGCCTCAGCGCACCGAACGCCGAATTGCCGTCGATCCTCGCCGTGTCGCACTTGCTGATCGTTCCCGAAGGCACCACCGACTTCAACCAGGGCATTGGCACCGGGCCGTTCAAGGTCAAGGAATTCAAACCGGGCGTACGTTCGATTGCCGCGCGCAACACCGGCTACTGGAAACCCGGCCTGCCGTACCTCGACGAGATCGAGTTCATCGCGATTGCCGACGAACCTTCCCGGGTCAACGCGCTGCTGTCCGGCGACGTGCACATGATCAACGAGGTCAACCCGCGTTCCACCACACGGATCAAGGCCAGCGCCAAGCACCGGGTCGTCGATGCGCCGTCGGGCAACTACACTGACTTGATCATCCGTCAGGATCAGATGCCGGGCAAAAGCGCCGAATTCACTCAGGCCATGAAATACCTGCTGGACCGCGAACAGGTGAAATCCGCCGTATTCCGTGGTTTTGCCGTGGTCGGCAACGACCATCCGATTGCGCCCGGTTCGCGCTACTACAACGCCGACCTGCCGCAAACCGTCTACGACCCGGAAAAAGCCAAGTTTCTGCTGAAGAAGGCCGGCATGGAAAACATCAGCATGCCGCTGGTCGCATCGCCAGCCGCCACCGGTTCGGTAGACATCGCGGTGCTGTTGCAGCAATCGGCGAAACAGGCCGGGCTCAAGCTCGACGTCAACCGCTTGCCGAGCGACGGCTACTGGTCCAACCACTGGATGAAGCACCCGCTGAGCTTCGGCAACATCAACCCACGGCCGAACGCCGACGTGATGTTCTCGCAGTTCTTCCAGTCGAAGGCGCCGTGGAACGAATCCGGTTGGCAGAACGACCAGTTCGACCAGTTGCTGATGCTCGCGCGTGGTGAAACCGACGACGCCAAGCGCAGCAAGATGTACGCGGACATGCAGACCCTGGTGCATGACCACAGCGGTATCGGCGTGCCGGTGTTCATCAGCAACATCGACGGCGTCGACCAGCGCATCAAAGGCTACGGCAGCAATCCGCTGGGTGGCTTCATGGGCTACATGTTCGCCGAGCAGGTCTGGCTGGACGCTTGA
- a CDS encoding ABC transporter permease, producing the protein MNNLIVKSTPATPDLSVGKVSHGPAWLGLIGAAMCVIWLLVAFFGPWLAPHPVGEVVSDNVFDSISALYPFGTDYLGRDMLSRVLVGARFTVGLALIAAVLASGLGTSCALLSVVSPKWLDEVISRLMDAFISIPSKMLALIMVSAFGSSVTLLICTAVLSFTPGAFRIARSMAVNIEALEYVQVARTRGERRLYIACVEILPNMLNPVLTDLGLRFGFIVLLLSGMSFLGLGVQPPDADLGSLVRENIGGLNQGAPAIVIPALAIGTLTIGVNLFIDRLSSRRSRRTGGH; encoded by the coding sequence ATGAACAATCTCATTGTGAAATCGACGCCTGCAACCCCCGACCTGTCGGTTGGCAAGGTGTCCCATGGCCCGGCGTGGCTGGGTCTGATCGGCGCTGCAATGTGCGTAATCTGGTTGCTGGTGGCGTTCTTCGGCCCATGGCTGGCGCCGCACCCGGTGGGTGAAGTGGTCTCCGATAATGTCTTCGACAGCATCAGTGCGCTGTACCCGTTCGGCACCGATTATCTGGGCCGCGACATGCTCAGCCGCGTGCTGGTCGGTGCGCGGTTTACCGTAGGCCTGGCGTTGATCGCGGCGGTGTTGGCCAGCGGCCTGGGCACCAGTTGCGCGTTGTTGTCGGTGGTTTCGCCGAAGTGGCTGGACGAGGTGATCAGCCGTTTGATGGATGCGTTTATCTCGATCCCGAGCAAGATGCTGGCGCTGATCATGGTCTCGGCTTTCGGTTCGTCGGTGACTTTGCTGATCTGCACCGCCGTCCTGAGTTTCACCCCCGGCGCATTCCGCATTGCCCGCAGCATGGCGGTGAACATCGAAGCCCTGGAATACGTGCAAGTCGCCCGTACCCGTGGCGAGCGCCGCTTGTATATCGCTTGCGTGGAAATCCTGCCGAACATGCTTAACCCGGTGCTGACTGACCTGGGCCTGCGCTTCGGCTTTATTGTATTGCTGCTCAGCGGCATGAGCTTCCTCGGCCTCGGCGTGCAACCGCCGGATGCCGACCTCGGTTCGCTGGTGCGGGAAAACATTGGCGGCCTCAACCAAGGCGCGCCGGCCATCGTGATTCCAGCGCTGGCCATCGGCACCCTGACCATCGGTGTGAATCTGTTTATCGACAGACTGTCGTCCCGACGTAGTCGCCGCACGGGAGGGCATTGA
- a CDS encoding ABC transporter ATP-binding protein, with the protein MSELIRVEDLRVVACGERGETEIVKGVSFALEKGEVLALIGESGSGKTTIALALLGYARRGCRLSGGVVQVGEHNMLALSEKELQGLRGNRVSYIAQSAAAAFNPAKKLIDQVVEGALIHGLGTRAVLEAKAIQLFRDLALPDPDHIGQRYPHQVSGGQLQRVMAAMALISDPLLVVLDEPTTALDVTTQIDVLRAFKRVVRERGATAVYVSHDLAVVAQMADQIVVLNGGQIFEQSATAPLLKAPSHEYTRSLLAAARPDTTIRPPCGVAEDTPLLTIQGLTAGYGNKNMHGMPSIRVLEDIDLTVRRGQAIGVIGESGSGKSTLARVVAGLLTPALGGLTFDGQPLGGCLSERTDEQFRRIQMVFQNADTALNPMHSVSTILSRPLKMYFGLKGAALRERIGELLDLVRLPRTLAERRPNELSGGQKQRVNLARALAAKPDLILCDEVTSALDTVVGAAILELLRDLRQELGVSYLFISHDISTVRALCDDIVVMYSGHKIQAGTRQSFAQAPFHPYTDLLIHSVPELRQGWLENCGTTCAELPPIGARANVPELCTFLSRCPVRVDGLCNRTAPNRRIIDGGSEILCHHDSAELLKTQQDVITMSHGAYA; encoded by the coding sequence ATGAGCGAATTGATTCGAGTCGAAGACCTGCGCGTGGTCGCCTGTGGCGAGCGCGGTGAAACGGAAATCGTCAAAGGCGTGAGCTTCGCCCTGGAAAAAGGTGAAGTACTGGCGCTGATCGGTGAATCCGGCTCCGGCAAGACCACCATCGCGTTGGCACTGCTGGGCTATGCACGACGCGGCTGCCGGTTGTCCGGCGGCGTGGTACAGGTCGGCGAGCACAACATGCTCGCCCTCAGCGAAAAGGAATTGCAGGGCCTGCGCGGCAACCGCGTGTCGTACATCGCGCAAAGCGCGGCGGCGGCGTTCAACCCGGCGAAAAAACTGATCGACCAAGTGGTTGAGGGCGCATTGATTCATGGCCTCGGCACCCGCGCAGTGCTTGAAGCCAAAGCCATCCAGTTGTTCCGCGACCTGGCGCTGCCGGACCCGGACCACATTGGCCAGCGCTACCCGCACCAGGTGTCCGGCGGGCAACTGCAACGGGTAATGGCGGCGATGGCGCTGATCAGTGATCCATTGCTGGTGGTGCTCGATGAACCGACCACCGCCCTCGACGTCACCACGCAGATCGACGTGTTGCGCGCCTTCAAACGCGTGGTCCGTGAGCGCGGGGCCACGGCGGTCTACGTGTCTCACGATTTGGCCGTGGTCGCGCAAATGGCCGATCAGATCGTCGTGCTCAACGGCGGCCAGATCTTCGAACAGAGCGCCACCGCGCCGCTGCTCAAAGCCCCGTCCCACGAATACACCCGCAGCCTGTTGGCGGCGGCGCGCCCCGACACCACGATTCGTCCACCCTGCGGTGTGGCGGAAGACACGCCGTTGCTGACGATTCAGGGCCTGACCGCCGGTTACGGCAACAAAAACATGCACGGCATGCCATCGATTCGCGTGCTGGAAGACATCGACCTGACTGTGCGCCGGGGCCAAGCTATCGGCGTGATCGGTGAGTCCGGTTCCGGTAAATCGACCTTGGCACGAGTGGTCGCGGGCTTGCTGACCCCGGCGCTCGGCGGCTTGACCTTCGACGGCCAACCCTTGGGCGGTTGCTTGTCCGAACGCACCGACGAACAGTTCCGTCGCATTCAGATGGTGTTCCAGAACGCCGACACCGCGCTCAACCCGATGCACAGCGTCAGCACCATTCTGAGCCGGCCGTTGAAGATGTATTTCGGCCTCAAGGGCGCCGCGTTGCGCGAGCGCATTGGCGAACTGCTGGACTTGGTGCGTCTGCCTCGGACCTTGGCTGAGCGGCGGCCGAATGAGCTGTCCGGCGGGCAAAAGCAGCGGGTCAACCTGGCCCGGGCGCTGGCGGCGAAACCGGATCTGATCCTCTGCGATGAAGTCACCTCGGCACTGGACACGGTGGTCGGCGCAGCGATTCTCGAACTGCTGCGCGACCTGCGTCAGGAGCTGGGGGTTTCCTATCTGTTTATCAGCCACGACATCTCCACCGTGCGCGCGCTGTGCGACGACATTGTGGTGATGTACAGCGGCCACAAGATCCAGGCCGGCACCCGTCAGTCGTTCGCCCAGGCACCGTTCCATCCTTACACCGACCTGTTGATTCATTCGGTGCCGGAACTGCGTCAGGGCTGGCTGGAAAACTGCGGCACCACCTGCGCCGAGCTGCCGCCGATTGGCGCCAGGGCCAACGTGCCGGAGCTGTGCACGTTCCTCAGTCGTTGCCCGGTGCGCGTCGATGGCCTGTGCAATCGCACCGCGCCGAACCGCCGGATCATCGATGGCGGCAGTGAAATCCTCTGCCACCACGACAGCGCCGAGTTGCTGAAAACCCAGCAGGATGTGATCACCATGAGCCACGGAGCCTACGCATGA
- a CDS encoding (2Fe-2S)-binding protein, producing MKGRFVRLAEQGRPTVKLQVDGAAIEALQGDTLMVALLTQGNALRQSEFDSGRRAGFCLMGACQDCWVWTRSGERLRACSNEVREGLDIVTTQPEATWPLHG from the coding sequence ATGAAGGGACGTTTTGTGAGGCTGGCCGAGCAGGGCCGGCCGACCGTCAAACTGCAAGTGGACGGCGCAGCCATCGAGGCCTTGCAGGGCGATACCCTGATGGTCGCGTTGCTGACCCAGGGCAATGCGTTGCGCCAGTCGGAGTTCGACTCCGGCCGGCGCGCCGGTTTCTGCCTGATGGGCGCATGCCAGGATTGCTGGGTCTGGACCCGCAGCGGTGAGCGTCTGCGCGCCTGTTCGAATGAAGTCCGCGAAGGGCTGGACATCGTCACCACACAACCGGAGGCGACATGGCCACTGCACGGATAG
- a CDS encoding NAD(P)/FAD-dependent oxidoreductase: protein MTVQKADVLIVGGGLMGSATAFFLRKRGQSVILLERDQIGQYASGVNFGNVRRQGRYLGQLELANRSWALWKRLPELIDDDLEFIASGHMRVCYREDEIAELEAYAAAPEAAQLDLKIYRGAELHQRFPFLGKDVKGGSYAPHDGHANPRLAAPAFARAARRLGAQIEEQTEVAEVQKVGGEFSVTTTDGRQFSAAQLLITAGAWGQKLSGQFGEPVPLDTHGPQMAVTEPVPYALPTVIGVYTKIPEEVIYFRQIPRGNIVIGGGYRSKPDMLNRRAYVEPRSILNQMDQMRRLLPGVGNLNIIRVWSGIEGYLPDSLPIMGPSGTTDGLFYAFGFCGHGFQLGPGVGDVMAELISTGSTSTSIEPFSIRRFAPLAEQRSKAS from the coding sequence ATGACCGTACAGAAAGCCGATGTGTTGATTGTCGGGGGCGGCCTGATGGGCTCGGCGACGGCATTTTTTCTGCGCAAGCGCGGCCAGTCGGTGATCTTGCTGGAGCGCGACCAGATCGGTCAGTACGCCAGCGGCGTGAACTTCGGCAACGTGCGGCGCCAGGGACGTTACCTCGGGCAACTGGAACTGGCCAACCGCTCCTGGGCATTGTGGAAACGCTTGCCGGAACTGATCGACGATGACCTGGAGTTCATCGCCAGTGGGCACATGCGCGTGTGTTATCGCGAAGATGAAATCGCCGAGCTGGAGGCGTATGCCGCCGCGCCTGAAGCTGCGCAACTGGATCTGAAAATCTATCGCGGTGCCGAGTTGCATCAGCGCTTTCCATTTCTCGGGAAAGACGTGAAGGGCGGCTCCTACGCGCCTCACGATGGTCACGCCAACCCGCGTCTCGCGGCCCCGGCGTTTGCCCGCGCCGCACGCCGACTCGGCGCGCAGATAGAGGAACAGACCGAAGTCGCCGAGGTGCAGAAAGTCGGCGGCGAATTCAGCGTCACCACCACCGACGGTCGTCAGTTCAGCGCCGCGCAACTGCTGATCACGGCCGGGGCGTGGGGGCAAAAGCTTTCGGGTCAGTTCGGCGAACCAGTGCCACTGGACACCCACGGCCCGCAAATGGCCGTGACCGAACCGGTGCCCTACGCCTTGCCGACGGTGATCGGCGTCTACACCAAGATTCCAGAAGAAGTGATTTACTTCCGGCAGATTCCGCGCGGCAACATCGTCATCGGCGGCGGTTATCGCAGCAAACCGGACATGCTCAATCGCCGGGCCTACGTCGAGCCGCGCAGCATTCTCAACCAGATGGATCAAATGCGTCGCCTGCTGCCGGGTGTCGGCAATCTCAACATCATCCGCGTCTGGAGCGGCATCGAAGGTTATCTGCCAGACTCCTTGCCGATCATGGGCCCGAGTGGCACCACCGACGGTTTGTTCTACGCGTTCGGCTTCTGCGGTCACGGCTTCCAGCTCGGCCCCGGCGTCGGCGACGTGATGGCCGAACTGATCAGCACCGGCAGCACCAGCACTTCGATTGAGCCGTTCTCCATTCGCCGGTTCGCCCCTTTAGCCGAGCAACGGAGCAAGGCCTCATGA
- the argE gene encoding acetylornithine deacetylase, with translation MKPRVLDILKRLMAFDTVSSESNMALIEYVRDLLLSKGIESLIVKDETGKKANLFASTGPKNLPGILLSGHTDVVPAAGQAWTVPPFQATVQDGKIYGRGSCDMKGFIALAIDAMLDAADHSLSRPLQLALSHDEETGCVGVRRLLDVLHLTPVRPFLCLIGEPTNMQFVLGHKGKGSYRTYCRGLEAHSSLAPRSVNAIHVACDFIAALRQSQQQLQEQGAQDADYDVPYSTVHVGQIGGGRALNIVPNLCTLDFEVRNLPADNLDQFLEQMQERAELIVREARLLSSVAAIEIETLNVYPGLDTHPSVEAVRFLKNFAAPDTGTAKVSFGTEGGLFKQRLDVPVVVCGPGSIEQAHKPDEFIEISQMEAGERFLEGLLGSLKL, from the coding sequence ATGAAACCCCGTGTACTGGATATTCTCAAACGCCTGATGGCCTTCGACACCGTGTCTTCGGAGTCGAACATGGCCCTGATCGAGTACGTGCGTGACCTGCTGCTGAGCAAGGGCATCGAGTCGCTGATCGTCAAGGATGAAACCGGCAAGAAGGCCAACCTGTTCGCCAGCACTGGGCCGAAAAACCTGCCGGGAATTCTGTTGTCCGGCCACACCGACGTGGTGCCGGCGGCGGGGCAGGCCTGGACCGTGCCGCCGTTCCAGGCGACGGTGCAGGACGGCAAGATCTACGGGCGCGGCAGTTGCGACATGAAGGGTTTTATTGCCCTGGCCATCGACGCCATGCTCGACGCCGCCGACCATTCGCTGAGCCGGCCGCTGCAACTGGCGCTGTCTCATGACGAAGAAACCGGTTGTGTCGGCGTGCGGCGTTTGCTCGACGTGCTGCACCTGACCCCGGTGCGCCCGTTTTTGTGCCTGATCGGCGAGCCGACCAACATGCAATTCGTGCTCGGGCACAAGGGCAAGGGTTCGTATCGCACCTATTGCCGGGGACTGGAGGCGCATTCGTCGTTGGCGCCGCGCTCGGTCAATGCGATTCACGTGGCCTGCGATTTCATCGCCGCGCTGCGCCAGAGTCAGCAGCAATTGCAAGAGCAGGGCGCCCAGGACGCTGATTACGACGTGCCTTACAGCACCGTGCATGTCGGGCAGATCGGCGGCGGTCGGGCGCTGAATATCGTGCCGAACCTGTGCACCCTGGATTTCGAAGTGCGCAACTTGCCGGCGGATAATCTGGATCAGTTTCTGGAGCAAATGCAGGAACGCGCTGAACTGATCGTGCGCGAAGCGCGGTTGTTGTCGAGCGTGGCAGCGATCGAGATCGAAACCCTTAACGTCTATCCCGGTCTCGATACGCATCCGAGCGTCGAAGCGGTGCGCTTCCTGAAAAACTTCGCCGCGCCGGATACCGGCACGGCCAAGGTTTCGTTCGGCACCGAGGGCGGGTTGTTCAAGCAGCGGCTGGATGTGCCAGTGGTGGTCTGCGGACCGGGCTCGATTGAACAGGCGCACAAGCCGGACGAGTTTATCGAGATCAGCCAGATGGAGGCCGGGGAGCGGTTTCTTGAAGGATTGTTGGGGTCCCTGAAGCTGTAA
- a CDS encoding NAD-dependent succinate-semialdehyde dehydrogenase, giving the protein MLKNRLKDPSLLAELAYVDGQWIGADNAATLDVIDPASGQLLARVPAMQGAETRRAIEAADKAWPAWRARPAAERAALLERWFQAMIDNLDDLALIMTCEQGKPLNEAKGEIRYGAGFVKWFAEEARRVYGETMPAPSGDRRLLTLKQPVGVCAAITPWNFPNAMITRKCAPALAAGCPIIVKPSDLTPLSALALAVLAERVGIPAGVFNVLTGMPAGIGEELTSNPTVRKISFTGSTAVGRLLMRQSAEHIKRLSLELGGNAPFIVFDDADLEQAVAGIMLSKFRNAGQTCVCANRILVQNGIYERFAQRLVEEVGKLKVGNGLDADVTIGPLINPAAVSKVARHIDDALSQGATLLCGGIPEGDNQFVQPTVLGDTHAGMLLANEETFGPVAPLMRFTSEAEALALANATPYGLGAYYFTQDLRRSWRFGEALEFGMVGLNTGIISMEVAPFGGIKQSGLGREGSKYGLDEYLEVKAFHIGGL; this is encoded by the coding sequence ATGCTCAAGAATCGTTTGAAAGACCCCAGCCTTCTGGCAGAACTCGCGTATGTGGACGGGCAGTGGATCGGCGCCGATAACGCCGCGACACTCGACGTCATCGACCCGGCCAGCGGCCAGTTACTCGCCCGTGTCCCGGCCATGCAAGGTGCGGAAACCCGGCGTGCCATCGAGGCCGCCGACAAAGCCTGGCCGGCCTGGCGCGCACGTCCGGCCGCCGAGCGTGCGGCGCTGCTGGAGCGCTGGTTTCAGGCCATGATCGACAACCTCGACGACCTGGCGCTGATCATGACCTGCGAGCAGGGCAAGCCACTGAACGAAGCCAAAGGCGAAATCCGCTACGGCGCCGGTTTCGTCAAATGGTTCGCCGAAGAGGCCCGACGAGTCTACGGCGAAACCATGCCGGCCCCCAGCGGCGACCGTCGATTGCTCACGCTCAAACAACCGGTGGGCGTCTGCGCCGCAATCACGCCGTGGAATTTTCCCAACGCAATGATCACCCGCAAATGCGCACCGGCATTGGCGGCGGGCTGCCCGATCATCGTCAAACCCTCGGACCTGACACCGCTGTCGGCCTTGGCTTTAGCGGTATTGGCCGAACGCGTCGGCATTCCGGCCGGGGTGTTCAACGTGTTGACCGGCATGCCTGCCGGCATCGGCGAAGAGCTGACCAGTAACCCGACGGTGCGCAAGATTTCCTTCACCGGATCGACTGCCGTGGGCCGCTTGCTGATGCGCCAGAGCGCGGAACACATCAAGCGTTTGAGTCTGGAACTGGGCGGCAATGCGCCGTTCATTGTGTTCGACGACGCGGACCTGGAGCAGGCCGTGGCCGGGATCATGCTCAGCAAGTTTCGCAACGCCGGCCAGACCTGCGTCTGCGCCAACCGGATTCTGGTGCAAAACGGCATCTACGAACGTTTCGCCCAGCGCCTGGTGGAAGAGGTGGGCAAGCTCAAGGTTGGCAACGGTCTCGACGCCGACGTCACCATCGGCCCGCTGATCAACCCGGCGGCGGTGAGCAAAGTTGCCCGGCACATTGACGATGCCTTGAGCCAAGGCGCGACATTACTCTGTGGCGGCATTCCCGAGGGCGACAACCAGTTCGTGCAACCCACGGTGCTCGGCGATACCCACGCCGGCATGTTGCTGGCCAACGAAGAAACCTTCGGCCCGGTCGCGCCCTTGATGCGGTTTACCTCTGAGGCCGAAGCCCTCGCGCTGGCCAACGCCACGCCTTACGGTCTGGGCGCCTACTATTTCACTCAGGATCTGCGTCGTTCATGGCGTTTCGGCGAGGCGCTGGAGTTCGGCATGGTCGGCCTCAACACCGGGATCATTTCCATGGAAGTCGCGCCGTTCGGTGGCATCAAGCAATCAGGCCTGGGCCGCGAGGGCAGCAAGTACGGCCTGGACGAATACCTTGAAGTCAAAGCCTTCCACATCGGCGGGCTGTAA
- a CDS encoding tartrate dehydrogenase — MSKTFRIAAIAGDGIGKEVLPEGLRVLEQAAKKWQLDLSIEVLDWAHCDYYLEHGQMMPDDWFEQLKGFDAIYFGAVGWPEKVPDHISLWGSLLKFRRDFDQYVNIRPVRLFPGVPCPLAGRKPGDIDFVVIRENTEGEYSSVGGKMFEGTEHEFVLQESVFTRRGVDRILKFAFDLAQTRPRKRLTAATKSNGISISMPYWDERTALMAAKYPEITWDKQHIDILCARFVLQPDRFDVVVASNLFGDILSDLGPACAGTIGIAPSANLDPERRFPSLFEPVHGSAPDIYGQNIANPIAMIWSGALMLDFLGNGDERYRAAHDGILQAIERVIADGPITPDLGGKGSTQDVGKAIADIL, encoded by the coding sequence ATGAGCAAGACATTCAGAATCGCCGCGATCGCGGGCGATGGTATCGGCAAGGAAGTGCTGCCGGAAGGGTTGCGCGTGCTGGAGCAGGCCGCGAAGAAATGGCAGCTCGATCTGAGCATCGAAGTGCTGGATTGGGCGCACTGCGATTACTACCTGGAACACGGGCAGATGATGCCCGATGACTGGTTCGAACAGCTCAAGGGTTTCGACGCGATCTACTTTGGCGCCGTGGGCTGGCCGGAAAAAGTACCGGACCACATTTCCCTGTGGGGTTCGCTGTTGAAGTTTCGCCGCGACTTCGACCAGTATGTGAACATCCGTCCGGTGCGGTTGTTTCCCGGCGTGCCGTGCCCGTTGGCTGGGCGCAAGCCGGGTGACATCGATTTTGTGGTGATCCGTGAGAACACCGAGGGCGAGTACTCCTCGGTCGGCGGCAAGATGTTCGAAGGCACCGAGCATGAATTCGTGCTGCAGGAATCGGTGTTCACCCGGCGTGGCGTGGACCGGATTCTAAAATTCGCCTTCGACCTTGCCCAGACCCGACCACGCAAACGCCTGACGGCGGCGACCAAGTCCAACGGGATTTCCATCAGCATGCCGTACTGGGACGAACGCACAGCCTTGATGGCGGCGAAGTACCCGGAGATCACCTGGGATAAGCAGCACATCGACATTCTGTGCGCGCGGTTTGTGCTGCAACCGGATCGGTTTGATGTGGTGGTGGCGTCGAATCTGTTTGGCGACATTCTTTCCGATTTGGGTCCGGCGTGTGCGGGGACCATCGGGATTGCGCCGTCGGCGAATCTTGATCCGGAGCGGCGGTTTCCGTCGTTGTTCGAACCGGTGCACGGATCGGCGCCGGATATCTATGGGCAGAACATCGCGAATCCGATTGCGATGATCTGGTCCGGGGCGTTGATGCTGGATTTCCTCGGCAATGGCGATGAACGCTATCGCGCGGCGCATGACGGGATTTTGCAGGCGATTGAACGGGTGATTGCTGACGGCCCGATAACCCCGGACCTGGGCGGGAAGGGCTCGACGCAGGACGTCGGCAAAGCCATCGCCGACATTCTCTAA